The DNA region GGCAGCAGCACCATCACCACATCTGCCAACTGAATTGTTGCGAATATATTTTGCAGATCCCAACTTGTTTTGATCACATTAGGCCTCATACTTTTTGCATGAACGACAAAATACTTTCAAATGCTACTTACGATGAGCTGACGCCCGGCAGTTTGCGTGATCATTTCCTGATTGCCATGCCCGGATTGAATGACTCATCGTTTGCACATACCGTGACTTATATTTGCGAGCACAGCGACAAGGGTGCGATGGGGCTGGTGATCAATACCGCTACCCCCATGCAGTTGCGCGAGATTTTCGCGCAGATGGAACTGGAAGACCTTGCCGACGTGGGTGACCAGATCGTTATGGCCGGTGGCCCGGTACAGACCGAGCGCGGCTTTGTATTACATCCAGGCGATAGCAAATGGCAATCGACACTGGAAGTCTCTCCTGACATCAGCTTGACGGCGTCGCGCGATATTATCGTGGCCCTGGCCGAAGGCCGTGGTCCGCGCGAATATTTGATTACCCTCGGTTATGCCGGTTGGGGGGAGGGGCAATTAGAGGCCGAGATAGCGGCTAACTCCTGGCTCACGGTGCCGGCCAATCGCAACATTATTTTTAATACGCCGTTTGAACAGCGCTGGACTGCCGCTGCCCAGGCATTGGGTATTGATGTCAACCTGATAACCAGCACTGCTGGTCACGCCTGATCCATGGTCAAAACCCTGCTGGCCTTCGATTACGGCACCAAAAATATCGGTGTCGCGACCGGACAGACCATTATTCGTTCAGCGTCGTCATTACCGGGCCTCAGGGCGCGCGATGGGGTTCCCGATTGGAATGAGATAGAGGCCTTGTTGAAAACCTGGCAACCGGATTTGGTGCTGGTTGGTTTGCCATTAAATATGGATGGCAGCGAAAGTGAACTCAGCGCGCGTGCGCGCAAATTTGCAAACCGCACCCAGGGGCGCTTTGGCGTCAAGGTCGAAATGGTGGATGAGCGCCTGAGCAGTTTCGAGGCCAAGGGCGAGGTAATGGAACGCGGCGGTTCGCGCGATTACAGGCACAATCCGGTAGATTCCATCGCAGCCAGGTTAATCCTGGAGGCTTGGCTGGAGCGGCAGCTTCGACTGCCGCCCGTTTAACCCTTCCGCTTTTACTCTTTGATGGTAGTGGCCGGGCCATTGGTTTTCACTGACTCAATCCCATTGTCGCGCGCGGCAGCGCTGGAGTAGAGCTGGCTGGTACCAATGATTTGGTGATTGGCGGCCTTCAAATTAAAGTAAGGCTTGTCGTTGCTGGATATCTTGCGCTCGTAGCGTTCATCCAATGGGCTGTTCTTTTGCACAGAGGCTATGCCATTTTGTGCAGCCGCCTTGGATTCGTAGGTTTCGCTGCGCAAGATCACTTCCCCATTGCCCGCTTTAAGTACAAAGTGATACTGCTCTTTGTCGTTTTTGGTTAATTCATACCAGCCAGCCATAGCTTTCTCCTTACATATAACGTTACAGGTAGTTAAAACATCCGTCCGCGATTGCTGTGTTCATCGCCCTGGATTGACAGGCTATCGGCGGCATGGGACAGGTAATTTGCATCGGTTTCCGATGCCAGCTTGATCATCAGGCGCAGGTCGTTGGGTGAGTCGGCGTGGAGCAGGGCGTCCTCGTAGGTAATATCACCGGTGTCGTACAGGTCATAGAGTGCCTGGTCGAAAGTCTGCATCCCCAACTCGGTTGATTTCTTCATCAGTTCTTTCAGTTCCGAAACCTCTCCCTTGCGAATCAAATCCTGCATCAGCGGCGTGTTAATCATAATTTCAAGGCAGGCGCGGCGGCCATTGCCATCGGGGGTAGGAATTAACTGCTGGGCCACAATCGCCTTGAGGTTGAGCGACAGGTCCATCCACAACTGGCGGTGACGGTCGGCCGGGAAAAAGTGAATGATCCGATCCAATGCCTGGTTGGCGTTGTTGGCGTGCAGGGTGCACAGGCACAGGTGGCCGGTTTCGGCGAAGGCGATGGCGTGGTCCATGGTTTCGCGCGAGCGCACCTCGCCGATCAGGATCACATCCGGCGCCTGGCGCAGGGTATTTTTCAGGGCGACCTCAAAGGACTCGGTATCGATACCCACCTCGCGCTGGGTGATGATGCAGCCCTGGTGTTGGTGGATAAATTCAATCGGATCTTCAATGGAAATGATATGGCCTTTGGAGTTTTGGTTGCGGTGGCCAATCATGGCGGCGAGCGAGGTGGATTTACCGGTACCTGTTGCGCCCACAAAGATAATCAGACCGCGTTTGGTCATGGCCAGTTCTTTAATGATTTCGGGCAGGCCCAACTCGTCAATTTGCGGGATTTTGGTTTCAATACGGCGCAACACCATGCCCGCCAGGTTGCGCTGGTAAAAGGCGCTGGCGCGGAAGCGCCCTATACCGCGTGCACTTACTGCGAAGTTCAGTTCTTTTTTGTCCAGGAATTCCGCGCGCTGTTTTTCATTCATCACACTCAATACCAACTCGCGCGCTTTTTCCGGTGCGAGTGGCGTGGCGGTGACCGGGACTACCTTGCCGTGGAGTTTGATCGACGGTGGCACGCCCGCAGTAATAAACAGATCCGACGCGCCTTTCTCAACCATCAGCGATAATAAACGATCAAAATCCATAGGAATCTACCTGGAGAATTATTAGAAATTTTCGGGGAACTTGGCTTTGGTTTTTGCCGCTTCGCGGCTGATTACCCGGCGCGCGACCAGATCGGCAAGGCACTGATCCATGGTCTGCATACCGAGTGAAGCACCGGTCTGGATCGCCGAGTACATCTGCGCTACCTTATCTTCGCGGATCAGGTTGCGGATTGCTGAGGTGCCGCGCATGATTTCGTGAGCTGCCACCCGACCGCCGCCATTTTTCTTTAGCAGTGTTTGCGAAATAACCGCTTGCAGTGATTCTGATAGCATGGAGCGCACCATGGATTTTTCATTGGCCGGGAACACGTCCACAATACGGTCGATGGTTTTGGCCGCCGAGGTGGTGTGCAGGGTGCCGAATACGATGTGGCCGGTTTCGGCTGCCGTCAATGCCAGGCGGATGGTTTCCAGGTCGCGCATCTCACCCACCAGGATCACATCGGGGTCTTCGCGCAGGGCCGAGCGCAGGGCTTCGTTAAAGCCGTGGGTATCGCGATGTACCTCGCGCTGGTTGATCAGGCATTTTTTGGATTCGTGCACGAATTCAATAGGATCTTCGATAGTGAGTACGTGCTCGTAGCGGTTGTCGTTGATATAGTCGATCATCGCCGCCAGGGTGGTGGACTTACCCGAACCGGTAGGGCCGGTGACCAATACCAAACCGCGCGGAACCGCGCAGATATCGCGGAACACATTGCCCATGCCCAGCTCTTCCATTGTGAGCACCTTGGAGGGAATGGTACGGAACACGGCGCCGGCGCCGCGGTTCTGGTTAAAGGCATTGACACGGAAGCGCGCTACACCGGGTACCTCGAAGGAGAAATCGGTTTCCAGAAATTCTTCGTAGTCCTTGCGCTGCTTGTCATTCATAATGTCGTAAATCAAGCCGTGCACCTGCTTATGGTCCATGGGCGGCAGGTTGATACGGCGCACATCACCATCGACGCGGATCATAGGCGGCAGCCCCGCCGACAGGTGCAAGTCAGACGCGCCCTGTTTAGCGCTGAAGGCCAGGAGTTCGGTGATATCCATCTGGGTAACCTTTTGTTATCGCTCGGCGGCGCCGATTTGTTTGAAGAGTCAGTACAACTGGATATGCACAAGATAGACGACAAGCTCGCGAAAGTCACCGAACGAATTCACCAGGCCGCCATCCTTGCCGGGCGAGATCCGCAAACTGTGCAGTTGATCGCTGTCAGCAAAACCCAACCCCCTGCTGCCATCGCCGAGGCTTATGCCTGGGGCCAGCGCCGCTTTGGTGAAAACTACCTGCAGGAAGCCCTTGATAAGCAGCAGGCGTTACACGCCCTGGACGACTTGCAATGGCACTTTATCGGCCCCATCCAATCCAACAAGACGCGCTTGATCGCAGCGCATTTTGCTTGGGTCCATTCGGTGGATCGCCTGAGAATTGCCCAGCGCCTGAATGACCAGCGCCCTGAAGGCCTGCCGCCGTTGGAGATTTGCATCCAGGTCAATATCGACGACGAAGATACCAAATCCGGGGTGAACCTGGCGGAGCTGCCGGCGCTGGCGCTGGCTATCCAGCCGCTCAAGCGACTCAGGCTGCGCGGTCTGATGGCAATCCCGGTGGCCACATCCGATACGCAACAGCAGCGCGCCAGTTTCTCCCGCTTGCGCCTGGCAGTAGCGGCGCTGAATCGCCAGGGGTTGGCGCTGGATACCCTGTCCATGGGGATGTCGGGCGATTTGGAAGCAGCAATCGCTGAGGGTGCTACCTTTGTGCGCGTGGGTACCGATATCTTTGGCGCTCGCCAATAGCTGGATCTGCTTTATCCCTTTCACGATTGATTAACCAACAGGACTTATTGTGCATACACCCAAGATTGCATTTATCGGCGCCGGCAATATGGCCAGGGCGATTATTGGCGGCCTGCTGGCCGAAGGCTTTGACCGCACCCAAATCAGTGCCAGCGGCCCGCGCCAGGAAACCCTCGACAAGGTTGCCGCCGAATTTTCCATCCCCGTCAGTATCGATAACCTGGCTACGGCCGCGGCTGCGGATGTAGTGATATTGGGGGTTAAACCCCAGGTGTTAAAAGAAGTGGCGCTTGCACTCAAGCCAGCGCTAGGCCACAAACCCTTGTTGATTTCGATCGCCGCCGGTATTACCACCCAAAGCCTTGCCCAATGGCTGGGTGAGGACCAGGCAATTGTGCGCTGTATGCCCAATACCCCGTCGCAATTGCGCGCGGGTGCCAGCGGCCTGTTTGCCAATGCGCGGGTCAGCGATGGGCAAAAGTCCATCGCCAACAGCATTCTCGGGGCCGTGGGCATTGTCCAGTGGGTGAAAGATGAGGCGCAGCTGAATCCTGTTACCGCCGTGTCGGGCTCTGGTCCCGCGTATTTTTTCCTGGTGATGGAGGCGATGATCGAGGCTGGTGTGAAACTGGGGCTGGAGCGCGAGTGCGCCACGGAACTCACCCTGCAAACAGCGATGGGAGCCGCTATGCTGGCGAAGAGCAGCGATCTTGAGGTGGCTGAGTTGCGTCGCCGGGTGACCTCGCCCAAGGGGACAACCGAGCAGGCAATACTCTCCTTCGAGCGCGATGACATCCGCGGCATAGTAGAGCGCGCGATGGGCGCTTGCAGCCAGCGCGCACAGGAATTATCCGAGTTATTAGGCCAGTAAATTTTCCATTGCGAGAGAGACCTATGCAGACCCTTGCTGAAATTGCGATTTACCTTGTCCGTACCATAGGCTCCATCTATTTGATGATTGTCCTGTTGCGCTTCCTGCTGCAATTGGTGCGTGCGGATTACTACAACCCTATCTCCCGCTTTATTGTTAAGGCAACCAATCCCCTGCTGGTTCCCTTGCGCAAGATTGTTCCCGGCTTCTGGGGTATAGACTTTGCCTGCCTGATGCTGGCGCTGCTGGTGCAGATCATCATCCTGCAGGCGATTATCCTGATCGCCGGCGCCGGTTGGCAGAATCCGCTGTTGCTCCTGCCCTGGTCAGTCGTAGGCATCCTGGGGCTGCTTGCCAGTGTCTACTTCTGGGCGTTGCTGATTATGGTGATCGCCAGTTGGATTGCTCCCTACAGCGATAACCCCGGCCTGAGTTTGTTGCGCCAGTTGATTGAGCCCTCACTGGCCCCTATCCGCAAGATCCTGCCCAATATGGGTGGACTGGATTTCAGCCCCATGGTGGCGCTGATGCTGCTGCACATTTTCAACCAATACATCATGCCCTCCCTGGCCAATGCCATGGGGGTGCCCGGAGGATTGCTCTAGGTGGTTGGGCAGGCCGGTCACTATCGCTGGCAGGGGGAGGATCTGATCCTCCACTGCCAGTTGCAACCCAAGGCCTCTGGTGATGATATTGTCGGTGTCCACGGCGATCGCCTCAAAATCCGTATCACAGCTCCCCCAGTCGATGGCAAGGCCAATGAATATCTCATCAAATGGCTAAGTAAGCAGTTCCGGGTGCCCAAGGGCAATATAAAAATTCTCCAGGGTGAGTTGGGGCGGCACAAAACCCTGGGTATCCACGCCCCCAGGCACTTGCCGGAAGAAGCCCACATTTGTTTCCCAAAGTAGCGGAAATTCGCCAATCAGCGCGCAATTTTGACCGTTGGCTGTGCAACATATGGCCAGTGTCGTACTTTTCCGCTTTAATGCCTCAATCAAAATAATTATCTAGCCATGCTGTGGATATTTCGCATGGTTATGAATCAACAGGCGATACGACTTTCAGGTGAGCTGCTATGGATGTGAAAACTCTCCACCGTCAAATGAACCACTACAACCGCTGGCGCCGCCAGCTGGATGAGCGGTTGCAACGCTTTGAGGCCTGGAACCAGGCCCAGGGTACGGCGGCGCCGGGCGCATTGAAAACCCTTCAGCGGGCGCGCCAGCTACTGCGTAGCGAGACGTTTACTATCGCCTGTGTCGGCGAGTTTTCCCGCGGCAAGACAGAGCTGATTAACGCGCTCCTCTATATTGGTGGCGGACGTCGTTTGTTGCCCTCCCAGCCGGGGCGCACCACCATGTGCCCGACCGAAATCTACTGGGACCCGCGCCAGCCAGCCAACTGTGTACGCCTGCTGCCGATTGAAACCCGTCGCACCAACACCAGCCTGCAAAACTTTAAACGCATCCCCCAGAACTGGATCACCATCCATTTTGATGCCGCCGATCCCGAGCAGACCCGCGCTGCCATTAACCAGGTGTCTGCGAGCAAGCAGGTGACAGCGGCAGAGGCAGTAAAATTGGGGTTTGCTGCCAATGAATTGGGCGAGCGTGACGCCGATGGCCTGGTGACTATCCCGGCCTGGCGCCATGCGTTGATTAGCCTGGATCACCCCCTGCTGCGCCAGGGGTTGCGCATCGTTGATACTCCGGGGCTCAATGCCTTGGGCAACGAGCCTGAACTCACCCTCAAAACCCTGCCCGATGCCCAGGCGATCCTCTTTTTGCTATCGGCCGATGCCGGCGTGACAGCCAGTGATATGGCTATCTGGCGCGAGCATATCCAGTCCTTGCGCGACGACAACTGCACGGCTGTAATCGCCCTGCTCAACAAAATCGACAGCCTGTGGGATGACCTGACACCGCCGGCGGAAGTGGATACCAATATCCTGCGCCTGCGCCAACTGACCGCCCAGCAACTGGATTTGGCGGCTGAGCATGTGGTGGCGATTTCGGCTAAACAGGGTTTGTTGGGTAAGGTTGGGCGCAAGCGTGAACAACTGGTGCGCAGCAATTTTCCACAGCTGGAGCGTATGCTGTCAGAAGCTGTCTTGCGCCATCAGCAGCAGGTGATTGGCCATCGCCTGATCGGCGACAGCTACAGCCTGGTAGCAAGTACCCG from Cellvibrio japonicus Ueda107 includes:
- the proC gene encoding pyrroline-5-carboxylate reductase, whose protein sequence is MHTPKIAFIGAGNMARAIIGGLLAEGFDRTQISASGPRQETLDKVAAEFSIPVSIDNLATAAAADVVILGVKPQVLKEVALALKPALGHKPLLISIAAGITTQSLAQWLGEDQAIVRCMPNTPSQLRAGASGLFANARVSDGQKSIANSILGAVGIVQWVKDEAQLNPVTAVSGSGPAYFFLVMEAMIEAGVKLGLERECATELTLQTAMGAAMLAKSSDLEVAELRRRVTSPKGTTEQAILSFERDDIRGIVERAMGACSQRAQELSELLGQ
- a CDS encoding PilT/PilU family type 4a pilus ATPase, coding for MDFDRLLSLMVEKGASDLFITAGVPPSIKLHGKVVPVTATPLAPEKARELVLSVMNEKQRAEFLDKKELNFAVSARGIGRFRASAFYQRNLAGMVLRRIETKIPQIDELGLPEIIKELAMTKRGLIIFVGATGTGKSTSLAAMIGHRNQNSKGHIISIEDPIEFIHQHQGCIITQREVGIDTESFEVALKNTLRQAPDVILIGEVRSRETMDHAIAFAETGHLCLCTLHANNANQALDRIIHFFPADRHRQLWMDLSLNLKAIVAQQLIPTPDGNGRRACLEIMINTPLMQDLIRKGEVSELKELMKKSTELGMQTFDQALYDLYDTGDITYEDALLHADSPNDLRLMIKLASETDANYLSHAADSLSIQGDEHSNRGRMF
- a CDS encoding YqgE/AlgH family protein; this translates as MNDKILSNATYDELTPGSLRDHFLIAMPGLNDSSFAHTVTYICEHSDKGAMGLVINTATPMQLREIFAQMELEDLADVGDQIVMAGGPVQTERGFVLHPGDSKWQSTLEVSPDISLTASRDIIVALAEGRGPREYLITLGYAGWGEGQLEAEIAANSWLTVPANRNIIFNTPFEQRWTAAAQALGIDVNLITSTAGHA
- a CDS encoding type IV pilus twitching motility protein PilT — encoded protein: MDITELLAFSAKQGASDLHLSAGLPPMIRVDGDVRRINLPPMDHKQVHGLIYDIMNDKQRKDYEEFLETDFSFEVPGVARFRVNAFNQNRGAGAVFRTIPSKVLTMEELGMGNVFRDICAVPRGLVLVTGPTGSGKSTTLAAMIDYINDNRYEHVLTIEDPIEFVHESKKCLINQREVHRDTHGFNEALRSALREDPDVILVGEMRDLETIRLALTAAETGHIVFGTLHTTSAAKTIDRIVDVFPANEKSMVRSMLSESLQAVISQTLLKKNGGGRVAAHEIMRGTSAIRNLIREDKVAQMYSAIQTGASLGMQTMDQCLADLVARRVISREAAKTKAKFPENF
- a CDS encoding DUF167 family protein, with protein sequence MVGQAGHYRWQGEDLILHCQLQPKASGDDIVGVHGDRLKIRITAPPVDGKANEYLIKWLSKQFRVPKGNIKILQGELGRHKTLGIHAPRHLPEEAHICFPK
- a CDS encoding YggS family pyridoxal phosphate-dependent enzyme, with product MHKIDDKLAKVTERIHQAAILAGRDPQTVQLIAVSKTQPPAAIAEAYAWGQRRFGENYLQEALDKQQALHALDDLQWHFIGPIQSNKTRLIAAHFAWVHSVDRLRIAQRLNDQRPEGLPPLEICIQVNIDDEDTKSGVNLAELPALALAIQPLKRLRLRGLMAIPVATSDTQQQRASFSRLRLAVAALNRQGLALDTLSMGMSGDLEAAIAEGATFVRVGTDIFGARQ
- a CDS encoding YegP family protein, which translates into the protein MAGWYELTKNDKEQYHFVLKAGNGEVILRSETYESKAAAQNGIASVQKNSPLDERYERKISSNDKPYFNLKAANHQIIGTSQLYSSAAARDNGIESVKTNGPATTIKE
- a CDS encoding YggT family protein — its product is MQTLAEIAIYLVRTIGSIYLMIVLLRFLLQLVRADYYNPISRFIVKATNPLLVPLRKIVPGFWGIDFACLMLALLVQIIILQAIILIAGAGWQNPLLLLPWSVVGILGLLASVYFWALLIMVIASWIAPYSDNPGLSLLRQLIEPSLAPIRKILPNMGGLDFSPMVALMLLHIFNQYIMPSLANAMGVPGGLL
- a CDS encoding dynamin-like GTPase family protein, yielding MDVKTLHRQMNHYNRWRRQLDERLQRFEAWNQAQGTAAPGALKTLQRARQLLRSETFTIACVGEFSRGKTELINALLYIGGGRRLLPSQPGRTTMCPTEIYWDPRQPANCVRLLPIETRRTNTSLQNFKRIPQNWITIHFDAADPEQTRAAINQVSASKQVTAAEAVKLGFAANELGERDADGLVTIPAWRHALISLDHPLLRQGLRIVDTPGLNALGNEPELTLKTLPDAQAILFLLSADAGVTASDMAIWREHIQSLRDDNCTAVIALLNKIDSLWDDLTPPAEVDTNILRLRQLTAQQLDLAAEHVVAISAKQGLLGKVGRKREQLVRSNFPQLERMLSEAVLRHQQQVIGHRLIGDSYSLVASTRNSLSRRLQAAEAELDELRNTAPREAAEKLNELRDTIRRAHHDYHKQALSLRTSQRLLESQETALLAPVSQVLLERQIDEAHRKLAQSWTTLGLSRAIGEFFDDVDNNIRHLEREMERSNKVLTSIFERPEHGYSADQLVMRHLLKIQKQRRQLNQLHHRADEFRKSLTSVLMHKGALITRFINTLVQEVRNVYADLNQHVRSWIAEALTPLFHHNQYQKQLLEHHMLRLTQLQTQRNSFSEQLESLQTNIYQLQASLAALEPLYRDLLTNPLLPESMADGVMQEDNVGAQVVSINQGRQLLRGS
- the ruvX gene encoding Holliday junction resolvase RuvX yields the protein MVKTLLAFDYGTKNIGVATGQTIIRSASSLPGLRARDGVPDWNEIEALLKTWQPDLVLVGLPLNMDGSESELSARARKFANRTQGRFGVKVEMVDERLSSFEAKGEVMERGGSRDYRHNPVDSIAARLILEAWLERQLRLPPV